The Ananas comosus cultivar F153 linkage group 6, ASM154086v1, whole genome shotgun sequence genome segment ATGTGTGCACCAATGTGTcctctttttcaaattttaccTCTGTAAATTTACCATGAAATGCACGTTCGTTCTTCAGGGCTACATTTAATGGTAGTACCGTGGCAATATATTTACTTGTTGCTGAGCCCCTATAAATGAATCAAGCCCCACTCGCTGGCTACTCCCAACTCTCACTCTCTGTTTCCTGATAGATTAAAGAAAATACTCATTGAGCAGCGAAATATGGCTCGGATACAGCTTCTGGTCCTCTTTCTCTGCTCCGTTTCCTTCCCTTCCAGGCTCTTCGTCGCTGCCGTAAGGCGAACCCCGGCAAACAGCATCACCGTCCAAGGCGTCGTCTACTGCAAGATGTGCCAGCTCCCCGGCTATGTCAAGTCCCTCGACGCCTCGCCTCTCCCTGgtctctccctcttctctctccgaCTATTTAAACATGTAATTAGATTAGATAGAATAAGACGAGAGAAGGATacgaagagagaaagaagatagATGGGCTAAAAAATTATCCTGGCTGTGATGCAGCGATACGACCATTTGATATCTCACCTTCAATCCTTCTCACTCTGGCTTTCCATTATTGCTGCAGGTGCGGTCGCTCAGCTGCGATGCAACAACGGTGGTCGCAAGAATGCGGCTTTGTTGATAGCGGCTACGACCGATGTGAGAGGGTACTTTAAGATTCAAACGACAAAGGTGACAAGCGCAATGGCGCGCAATTGTCGGCTTTTCCTCGTGTCCTCGCCGTTTCAAGGGTGCAGCATTCCGGTTTACGCGGATGGCGAAGGGGCTGCCACGGGCTTCCCGCTCAAGTTTGAGACAAACGCCGCAGCAGGCGGAGCTGCCGCGAAAGCGATCTTTGCCGCCGGGTTCTTCGAGTTCGCTCCGGTCGACATTGCTTCGTGCCCCCACCACCCTTGATCGCTGAAGCACTGCTGCACTGGCCCGGAGCCGTGACAGAGTGAATAAGCTGAGTCGAGTTTGCTTGTCTCCGTACGTAGTTTGAGCTCCTGCAGATAAATAGCTTTAATTGTAGTAATAATATGGTTTTGGTTATTGGTGAGAGGACAATGACAGTGTAATTCAATCACCGTCCCTTTAATGCACTACTATCTAGCTTATTACCTTGGAAGCAAATCGAGTACATTTTTAGAGCATTATCGGaagcattaatattttatttgtttttttgttttcgaaAAGCATCTAATAGTTAAAAAGTTTTGTTTACTAATATGTGATGCAGTTGATTAACAGAAAGTATGAAGTATAatcataaaatatgaaaaatagtaaaatgtttAATTAGCTTAGATTATGTATTGCTTAAGAGTAATAATATTCACCGATTTACAAACAAACTAGCCTAAACCACTAGCTTTTTGTCAATTCATCAACTATAAAGACGCTAAACTTCTATTAATGTGTTTCCAAAAGTATCAagcttaatattttaaatatgtttctATTGCGGCGGTTACTATTGCAATTTTATACCACAAATAAAGAGGAGActgaaaaatactttttgaatatttttaggatattgaatt includes the following:
- the LOC109711588 gene encoding pistil-specific extensin-like protein is translated as MARIQLLVLFLCSVSFPSRLFVAAVRRTPANSITVQGVVYCKMCQLPGYVKSLDASPLPGAVAQLRCNNGGRKNAALLIAATTDVRGYFKIQTTKVTSAMARNCRLFLVSSPFQGCSIPVYADGEGAATGFPLKFETNAAAGGAAAKAIFAAGFFEFAPVDIASCPHHP